The proteins below come from a single Papaver somniferum cultivar HN1 chromosome 11, ASM357369v1, whole genome shotgun sequence genomic window:
- the LOC113322919 gene encoding protein MAEA homolog isoform X2, whose amino-acid sequence MEAMDLDTTMSNGDSTTSSVTTTATASVPTSRLNSLAETLKLEHQFLRVPFEHLKKSIRANHRIAEKEISSVISTVSNDSMSKEDAVNHLTNLVSRLQGLKRKLEEGNKAENLQVQRCRARLDHLDAAEAENMSEWNNTRLRRILVDYMLRLSYYDTAAKLADCANIQDLVDIDVFLDAKKVIGALQSREVTPALAWCAENKSRLKKSKSKFEFQLRLQEFIELVRADNHLQAITYARKYLAPWGATHMKELQQVMATLAFKSSTECPKYKVLFELKQWDNLVELFKQEFCRLYGMTLEPLLNIFLQAGLSALKTPFCYEEDCKKEDPLSQENFRKLAMPLPFSKQHHSKLVCYITKELMDTENPPLVLPNGYVYSTKALEEMAKKNGGKITCPRTGLVCNYSEVVKAYIS is encoded by the exons ATGGAAGCTATGGACTTGGATACAACAATGTCTAATGGAGATTCAACAACATCATCTGTAACAACAACGGCAACCGCATCAGTACCAACATCAAGATTGAATAGTCTAGCAGAAACATTAAAGCTAGAACATCAATTTTTGAGAGTACCCTTTGAACATTTAAAGAAATCAATTAGGGCTAATCATCGTATCGCTGAGAAAGAAATATCTAGTGTTATATCTACTGTTAGTAATGATAGTATGTCTAAAGAAGACGCTGTTAATCATCTTACTAATCTTGTTTCTAGATTACAAGGTCTTAAAAGAAAG TTGGAAGAAGGAAATAAAGCAGAGAATTTGCAAGTGCAAAGATGCAGAGCTAGGTTGGATCATTTAGATGCAGCAGAAGCTGAGAATATGTCTGAGTGGAATAATACAAGGCTTAGAAGAATTCTTGTGGATTATATGCTGAGATTGTCTTATTATGATACTGCTGCCAAGCTTGCAGATTGCGCTAATATTCAA GATCTTGTTGATATTGACGTCTTCCTCGATGCGAAGAAGGTCATTGGTGCTCTTCAAAGCAGGGAGGTAACTCCTGCTTTAGCATGGTGTGCAGAGAACAAATCCAGGTTGAAGAAATCAAAG AGCAAATTTGAGTTTCAACTGAGACTTCAAGAATTCATAGAGCTTGTAAGAGCCGATAACCATTTGCAAGCTATCACATATGCTCGGAAGTACCTTGCTCCATGGGGGGCCACTCATATGAAAGAACTGCAGCAAGTTATGGCAACCCTAGCCTTCAAAAGTAGTACCGAGTGTCCAAAGTACAAG GTTTTATTTGAGCTAAAGCAATGGGACAATCTAGTGGAGCTTTTCAAGCAGGAGTTTTGTCGGTTATATGGAATGACACTTGAACCCTTGCTTAACATTTTTCTGCAGGCAGGCTTGTCAGCTCTTAAAACTCC ATTCTGCTATGAGGAAGATTGTAAGAAAGAAGATCCATTGTCACAAGAGAACTTCCGGAAGCTAGCAATGCCATTACCGTTCTCTAAACAGCACCATTCAAAGCTTGTTTGTTACATCACGAAAGAGCTAATGGATACAGAAAACCCGCCGCTGGTCTTACCTAACGGCTATGTTTACAGTACTAAG GCTCTTGAAGAGATGGCAAAAAAGAATGGTGGGAAAATAACTTGTCCCAGAACAGGTTTAGTCTGCAATTATTCAGAAGTTGTCAAGGCTTACATATCATAA
- the LOC113322919 gene encoding protein MAEA homolog isoform X1, which translates to MEAMDLDTTMSNGDSTTSSVTTTATASVPTSRLNSLAETLKLEHQFLRVPFEHLKKSIRANHRIAEKEISSVISTVSNDSMSKEDAVNHLTNLVSRLQGLKRKLEEGNKAENLQVQRCRARLDHLDAAEAENMSEWNNTRLRRILVDYMLRLSYYDTAAKLADCANIQDLVDIDVFLDAKKVIGALQSREVTPALAWCAENKSRLKKSKSKFEFQLRLQEFIELVRADNHLQAITYARKYLAPWGATHMKELQQVMATLAFKSSTECPKYKQVLFELKQWDNLVELFKQEFCRLYGMTLEPLLNIFLQAGLSALKTPFCYEEDCKKEDPLSQENFRKLAMPLPFSKQHHSKLVCYITKELMDTENPPLVLPNGYVYSTKALEEMAKKNGGKITCPRTGLVCNYSEVVKAYIS; encoded by the exons ATGGAAGCTATGGACTTGGATACAACAATGTCTAATGGAGATTCAACAACATCATCTGTAACAACAACGGCAACCGCATCAGTACCAACATCAAGATTGAATAGTCTAGCAGAAACATTAAAGCTAGAACATCAATTTTTGAGAGTACCCTTTGAACATTTAAAGAAATCAATTAGGGCTAATCATCGTATCGCTGAGAAAGAAATATCTAGTGTTATATCTACTGTTAGTAATGATAGTATGTCTAAAGAAGACGCTGTTAATCATCTTACTAATCTTGTTTCTAGATTACAAGGTCTTAAAAGAAAG TTGGAAGAAGGAAATAAAGCAGAGAATTTGCAAGTGCAAAGATGCAGAGCTAGGTTGGATCATTTAGATGCAGCAGAAGCTGAGAATATGTCTGAGTGGAATAATACAAGGCTTAGAAGAATTCTTGTGGATTATATGCTGAGATTGTCTTATTATGATACTGCTGCCAAGCTTGCAGATTGCGCTAATATTCAA GATCTTGTTGATATTGACGTCTTCCTCGATGCGAAGAAGGTCATTGGTGCTCTTCAAAGCAGGGAGGTAACTCCTGCTTTAGCATGGTGTGCAGAGAACAAATCCAGGTTGAAGAAATCAAAG AGCAAATTTGAGTTTCAACTGAGACTTCAAGAATTCATAGAGCTTGTAAGAGCCGATAACCATTTGCAAGCTATCACATATGCTCGGAAGTACCTTGCTCCATGGGGGGCCACTCATATGAAAGAACTGCAGCAAGTTATGGCAACCCTAGCCTTCAAAAGTAGTACCGAGTGTCCAAAGTACAAG CAGGTTTTATTTGAGCTAAAGCAATGGGACAATCTAGTGGAGCTTTTCAAGCAGGAGTTTTGTCGGTTATATGGAATGACACTTGAACCCTTGCTTAACATTTTTCTGCAGGCAGGCTTGTCAGCTCTTAAAACTCC ATTCTGCTATGAGGAAGATTGTAAGAAAGAAGATCCATTGTCACAAGAGAACTTCCGGAAGCTAGCAATGCCATTACCGTTCTCTAAACAGCACCATTCAAAGCTTGTTTGTTACATCACGAAAGAGCTAATGGATACAGAAAACCCGCCGCTGGTCTTACCTAACGGCTATGTTTACAGTACTAAG GCTCTTGAAGAGATGGCAAAAAAGAATGGTGGGAAAATAACTTGTCCCAGAACAGGTTTAGTCTGCAATTATTCAGAAGTTGTCAAGGCTTACATATCATAA